The following coding sequences lie in one Synergistota bacterium genomic window:
- a CDS encoding tripartite tricarboxylate transporter TctB family protein translates to MKRFNLNIGIDIGIILVGFLILLTTLGMPKSPLGIGPGDYPRIISIGLIICGFLLLLQETLHPSPIKKLYSWESLKRVLLLIGVSLAYVYLVDYIGFLYLTPLLMLITMYLFEFKKTSTAILISITVTVIVYYIFHNIFKVSLPSFSLF, encoded by the coding sequence ATGAAACGGTTTAATCTAAATATAGGAATAGATATAGGTATAATTTTAGTCGGTTTTTTGATATTACTAACTACGCTTGGTATGCCTAAATCTCCATTAGGAATAGGACCTGGAGACTACCCAAGAATAATCAGCATAGGATTAATAATATGTGGTTTTCTACTACTTCTTCAGGAAACTTTACATCCATCACCAATCAAGAAGCTTTATTCTTGGGAATCATTAAAAAGGGTTCTCCTCTTAATAGGGGTAAGTCTCGCCTACGTTTACTTGGTAGATTATATAGGCTTCCTATACTTAACCCCTCTATTAATGTTAATAACAATGTATCTATTCGAGTTTAAGAAAACATCTACAGCAATATTAATAAGCATAACTGTAACGGTGATAGTTTATTACATATTCCACAACATCTTCAAGGTTTCCTTACCTTCCTTCTCCTTATTTTAA
- a CDS encoding tripartite tricarboxylate transporter substrate binding protein → MNTKKLLALVLSITFLLASGAFAADYPTKPVTIIVPWAAGGATDVLFRAIAAVFPKYSGGHPLVVANLPGGGAVPGTMEFLRAKADGYTLLSLAAPIIIKSHMDPVQFDANSFEPVALVVNDPCYILVKKDAPWKDLKEYVEYAKQNPGKVTIGNGGAGGGTHLAALAFESFAKIKLVHVPFEGGGPAVTALVGGHINSYMGAAPEGLSNVDAGQLRILGVFGTKRLDKYPDVPTAKEQGFDFQFGMWRGVALQKGTPKEIVDKLHEIISKCIKDPEFQSKAKELSLTIDYKNPADFAKLIQDYDKYYEDLIKANKLGNKYK, encoded by the coding sequence ATGAATACTAAAAAATTATTAGCTTTGGTTTTGTCCATTACTTTCCTTTTAGCATCAGGAGCTTTCGCAGCAGATTACCCCACAAAACCTGTTACTATAATTGTTCCCTGGGCCGCAGGTGGAGCTACCGATGTTCTTTTCAGAGCCATAGCTGCTGTATTTCCAAAATACTCCGGTGGACATCCCTTGGTAGTAGCTAACCTTCCCGGTGGAGGAGCTGTCCCTGGAACGATGGAGTTTTTAAGAGCAAAGGCTGATGGTTACACCTTACTTTCTCTTGCAGCTCCAATAATTATTAAATCTCATATGGACCCTGTTCAGTTTGACGCGAACTCCTTTGAACCTGTCGCTCTAGTTGTAAATGACCCATGCTACATACTTGTTAAGAAAGATGCTCCATGGAAGGACCTTAAAGAGTACGTAGAGTATGCTAAGCAAAATCCTGGGAAAGTAACCATAGGAAACGGTGGTGCAGGAGGAGGAACTCACCTTGCAGCTTTAGCCTTTGAGAGCTTCGCCAAAATCAAACTTGTACACGTACCTTTTGAAGGAGGAGGACCAGCAGTTACCGCTCTTGTAGGAGGCCATATAAATTCTTATATGGGGGCAGCACCTGAAGGGCTTTCAAACGTTGATGCTGGTCAACTCAGGATCTTAGGAGTATTTGGAACAAAGAGGCTTGATAAATATCCTGATGTACCTACAGCTAAAGAGCAAGGCTTTGATTTTCAGTTTGGTATGTGGAGAGGAGTAGCCTTGCAGAAGGGAACTCCAAAAGAGATTGTAGACAAGCTTCATGAGATTATCTCCAAGTGCATTAAGGATCCAGAATTTCAAAGCAAAGCAAAAGAGTTATCGCTAACCATAGATTATAAAAATCCAGCTGACTTTGCAAAACTTATACAGGATTACGATAAATATTACGAGGACCTGATTAAAGCTAATAAGCTAGGAAACAAGTATAAGTAA